The Nitrospira sp. genome has a segment encoding these proteins:
- a CDS encoding PilZ domain-containing protein, with protein MEDQRVNWRIHRRLPVAYPVIFGGAPFVGEGMVSDLSISGCSVNGERTVLAGSYIKLSVLLPDPTASLYIELGKVRWVRENTFGVEFIRLPTMSRHRLDRVMSQAPALDVNCLPTLV; from the coding sequence ATGGAAGACCAACGGGTGAACTGGCGAATACATCGGCGGCTTCCCGTGGCATATCCTGTGATATTCGGAGGCGCCCCATTTGTAGGAGAAGGCATGGTTTCGGACCTCTCCATTTCAGGCTGCTCTGTCAATGGTGAGCGGACAGTCCTGGCGGGTAGTTATATCAAGCTGAGCGTCCTGTTGCCGGATCCAACCGCATCCTTGTACATTGAGCTGGGGAAAGTCCGCTGGGTAAGGGAAAATACATTTGGCGTCGAGTTCATTCGCTTACCGACGATGAGCCGTCACCGATTGGATCGAGTCATGTCTCAAGCGCCGGCCCTAGACGTGAACTGCTTGCCGACATTGGTCTGA